In Spea bombifrons isolate aSpeBom1 chromosome 12, aSpeBom1.2.pri, whole genome shotgun sequence, the following proteins share a genomic window:
- the BSX gene encoding brain-specific homeobox protein homolog has translation MNLNFTSSTHQLPTQRPTSFFIEDILLHKPKPLRESAPAPFAGSFTSRVPILDYGYPLMPTPTILAPHPHHPLHKPDQHHPFFLATSGLSVPALFPHHSDLPGKLCRRRKARTVFSDSQLSGLEKRFELQRYLSTPERVELATALSLSETQVKTWFQNRRMKHKKQLRKTQEDPKASAGEGHPDHSPSDTELGGANGAELGKGQSLFLREEAEDDVDIIEDEML, from the exons ATGAATTTGAACTTCACCTCCTCCACTCACCAGCTTCCCACCCAGAGACCGACCTCGTTTTTTATTGAAGATATTCTGCTCCATAAACCCAAACCTTTAAGGGAATCTGCCCCGGCTCCCTTCGCCGGCTCCTTCACATCCAGGGTCCCCATCCTCGATTATGGGTACCCCCTGATGCCAACGCCTACCATCCTGGCCCCCCATCCTCACCATCCACTCCAcaaacccgaccagcaccatcCCTTCTTCCTTGCCACATCAG GCCTCTCGGTCCCTGCCCTGTTCCCCCATCACTCGGACCTGCCCGGGAAGCTGTGCAGGAGGCGGAAGGCCCGGACGGTGTTCTCGGACTCCCAGCTCTCCGGCCTGGAGAAGAGATTCGAGCTGCAGCGGTATCTGTCCACCCCGGAGCGGGTAGAACTGGCGACTGCCCTCAGCCTCTCCGAGACCCAG GTGAAAACCTGGTTCCAGAACCGGAGAATGAAGCACAAGAAGCAGCTGCGAAAGACCCAGGAGGACCCGAAAGCCTCAGCCGGCGAGGGCCACCCGGACCACAGCCCCAGCGACACCGAACTGGGGGGCGCAAATGGGGCAGAACTGGGCAAAGGCCAGAGCCTGTTCCTCCGGGAGGAGGCCGAGGATGACGTGGATATTATTGAAGATGAAATGTTATAA